In Hevea brasiliensis isolate MT/VB/25A 57/8 chromosome 13, ASM3005281v1, whole genome shotgun sequence, a single genomic region encodes these proteins:
- the LOC110665619 gene encoding 28 kDa ribonucleoprotein, chloroplastic: NGCRPFWTIHRALPSTILHSLDIIPLISLSFFLSLSLSAVLVCPLSSVCSGPPSSSIKISATAAPTFKTLSMADSCLFSLRSIFTSKPPCQCFSIPPRPIKLQLSYSSHFLSSLSLKPKIHISSFVPFVAQTSDWAQREEEGDTTITLTESEQEEPTWENQASGVPEAQVSDWEADGEDAAVEAVESDGEGAKEGGFEESETEEGFVEPPEDAKIFVGNLPYDVDSEKLAMLFEQAGTVEIAEVIYNRETDSSRGFGFVTMSTVEEAEQAVETFHRYDLNGRLLTVNKAAPRGSRPERPPRVYESACRIYVGNLPWDVDDARLEQVFSEHGKVVDARVVYDRETGRSRGFGFVTMSTETELNDAIAALDGRSLDGRAIRVNVAEQRPRRNFF; encoded by the exons AATGGTTGCAGACCATTTTGGACCATCCACCGAGCCCTACCATCTACAATTCTGCACTCTCTTGATATCATACCcctcatctctctctctttctttctctctctctctctctctgcagtCCTCGTCTGCCCCTTATCCTCCGTCTGCTCTGGACCCCCCTCTTCGTCCATAAAAATTTCTGCCACAGCTGCTCCTACCTTCAAGACTCTATCAATGGCAGACTCATGCCTCTTTTCGCTCCGTTCCATCTTTACCTCAAAACCTCCCTGCCAATGTTTCTCAATCCCACCCAGACCCATTAAGCTCCAGCTTTCCTACTCCTCTCACTTCCTATCATCTCTATCTCTCAAACCCAAAATCCATATCTCATCCTTTGTTCCCTTTGTAGCCCAGACCTCTGATTGGGCCCAAAGAGAAGAGGAAGGCGACACCACAATCACTCTTACAGAATCTGAACAAGAAGAACCCACGTGGGAAAATCAAGCAAGTGGTGTCCCTGAAGCCCAAGTCTCTGATTGGGAGGCTGACGGAGAAGATGCAGCGGTGGAGGCGGTTGAGAGTGATGGAGAGGGTGCTAAAGAGGGGGGTTTTGAGGAATCGGAAACAGAGGAGGGCTTTGTGGAGCCACCTGAGGATGCGAAGATTTTTGTGGGAAATTTGCCTTATGATGTTGATAGTGAGAAGTTGGCTATGCTATTTGAGCAGGCTGGAACTGTTGAGATTGCTGAG GTTATTTACAACAGGGAAACTGATTCAAGTCGTGGATTTGGGTTCGTGACTATGAGTACCGTTGAGGAAGCAGAGCAGGCTGTGGAGACGTTTCACCGCTAT GATTTAAATGGAAGACTCTTGACTGTAAACAAGGCTGCTCCTCGAGGATCAAGGCCTGAACGTCCCCCTCGTGTTTATGAATCTGCTTGTAGAATCTATGTGGGTAACTTGCCATGGGATGTAGATGATGCTCGCTTGGAGCAAGTTTTTAGTGAACATGGTAAGGTGGTGGATGCTCGAGTGGTTTATGACAGGGAAACTGGTCGTTCTCGTGGTTTCGGCTTTGTAACCATGTCCACTGAGACTGAGTTGAATGATGCTATAGCTGCACTTGATGGAAGG AGTCTTGATGGGAGGGCAATCAGAGTAAATGTTGCTGAACAAAGACCAAGGCGCAACTTCTTTTGA
- the LOC110665607 gene encoding protein-L-isoaspartate O-methyltransferase 1 isoform X1, whose protein sequence is MCRRGEWADKCGSVKERKENKRETKAMPVPPIVAYGCRNCVAPFKLLVTYSLHSHRHLCLHLHHRRRLLYFLRTRSRNFPSHFSPFSSFHHLPKKLNCFLTGNSLFFRMERFWAGSGISKNKAMVEHLQHYGVMSSKKVAEVMETIDRAFFVPDGTPAYVDSPMAIGYNATISAPHMHATCLQLLEEHLKPGMHALDVGSGTGYLTACFAVMVGPQGRAVGVEHIPELVTSSIKNIDKSAAAPLLREGSLSVHVGDGRQGWPEFAPYDAIHVGAAAPEIPHALVDQLKPGGRMVIPVGNIFQDLKVIDKNQDGSISVRSETSVRYVPLTSRDAQLRGY, encoded by the exons ATGTGTCGGCGGGGGGAATGGGCTGACAAGTGTGGAAGCgtgaaggaaagaaaagagaataAACGAGAAACCAAAGCTATGCCGGTGCCCCCTATAGTAGCGTATGGTTGCCGCAACTGCGTGGCTCCTTTTAAGCTCCTCGTAACCTACTCCCTCCATTCTCATCGTCATCTTTGTCTTCATCTTCATCATCGTCGCCGTCTTCTTTATTTTCTTCGCACCCGCAGTCGGAATTTCCCCTCTCATTTTTCCCCTTTCTCTTCATTCCATCATCTCCCCAAAAAACTCAACTGTTTCCTCACGGGTAACTCTCTCTTCTTCCGGATGGAG CGATTCTGGGCTGGAAGTGGCATCAGTAAGAATAAAGCAATGGTTGAGCATTTGCAGCATTATGGAGTGATGAGCTCAAAAAAGGTGGCTGAAGTAATGGAAACTATTGATAGGGCTTTTTTTGTACCAGATGGAACTCCAGCTTATGTTGACAGCCCCATGGCAATAGGTTACAATGCCACTATTTCTGCACCGCATATGCATGCAACTTGCCTTCAGTTGTTGGAGGAGCATTTAAAACCTGGCATGCATGCGTTAGACGTTGGCTCAG GGACTGGGTATTTAACAGCATGCTTTGCTGTGATGGTTGGCCCACAAGGTCGTGCTGTTGGCGTTGAACATATTCCAGAGCTGGTCACGTCTTCAATCAAGAATATTGACAAAAGTGCAGCAGCTCCATTACTGAGAGAAGGTTCTCTCTCAGTGCATGTTGGCG ACGGAAGACAAGGTTGGCCAGAGTTTGCACCGTATGATGCCATACATGTGGGAGCAGCTGCACCAGAGATCCCACACGCACTTGTTGACCAGTTGAAGCCTGGTGGCAGAATGGTGATTCCAGTTGGTAACATATTCCAGGATTTGAAAGTCATCGACAAGAACCAGGATGGTTCCATTAGCGTCCGGAGTGAAACTTCTGTTCGATATGTTCCTCTAACAAGTCGAGATGCCCAACTACGGGGTTATTAA
- the LOC110665607 gene encoding protein-L-isoaspartate O-methyltransferase 1 isoform X2, translated as MCRRGEWADKCGSVKERKENKRETKAMPVPPIVAYGCRNCVAPFKLLVTYSLHSHRHLCLHLHHRRRLLYFLRTRSRNFPSHFSPFSSFHHLPKKLNCFLTGNSLFFRMEGNLCQVGWLYYVLLAIATGVDCFVNDTHTSPRAFDLQTQPIAAYTAERFWAGSGISKNKAMVEHLQHYGVMSSKKVAEVMETIDRAFFVPDGTPAYVDSPMAIGYNATISAPHMHATCLQLLEEHLKPGMHALDVGSGTGYLTACFAVMVGPQGRAVGVEHIPELVTSSIKNIDKSAAAPLLREGSLSVHVGDGRQGWPEFAPYDAIHVGAAAPEIPHALVDQLKPGGRMVIPVGNIFQDLKVIDKNQDGSISVRSETSVRYVPLTSRDAQLRGY; from the exons ATGTGTCGGCGGGGGGAATGGGCTGACAAGTGTGGAAGCgtgaaggaaagaaaagagaataAACGAGAAACCAAAGCTATGCCGGTGCCCCCTATAGTAGCGTATGGTTGCCGCAACTGCGTGGCTCCTTTTAAGCTCCTCGTAACCTACTCCCTCCATTCTCATCGTCATCTTTGTCTTCATCTTCATCATCGTCGCCGTCTTCTTTATTTTCTTCGCACCCGCAGTCGGAATTTCCCCTCTCATTTTTCCCCTTTCTCTTCATTCCATCATCTCCCCAAAAAACTCAACTGTTTCCTCACGGGTAACTCTCTCTTCTTCCGGATGGAG GGAAATTTATGTCAAGTTGGGTGGTTGTACTATGTACTGCTAGCCATTGCTACTGGGGTTGATTGCTTCGTAAATGATACCCACACGAGCCCAAGGGCCTTTGACCTTCAAACTCAACCCATAGCTGCCTATACTGCAGAG CGATTCTGGGCTGGAAGTGGCATCAGTAAGAATAAAGCAATGGTTGAGCATTTGCAGCATTATGGAGTGATGAGCTCAAAAAAGGTGGCTGAAGTAATGGAAACTATTGATAGGGCTTTTTTTGTACCAGATGGAACTCCAGCTTATGTTGACAGCCCCATGGCAATAGGTTACAATGCCACTATTTCTGCACCGCATATGCATGCAACTTGCCTTCAGTTGTTGGAGGAGCATTTAAAACCTGGCATGCATGCGTTAGACGTTGGCTCAG GGACTGGGTATTTAACAGCATGCTTTGCTGTGATGGTTGGCCCACAAGGTCGTGCTGTTGGCGTTGAACATATTCCAGAGCTGGTCACGTCTTCAATCAAGAATATTGACAAAAGTGCAGCAGCTCCATTACTGAGAGAAGGTTCTCTCTCAGTGCATGTTGGCG ACGGAAGACAAGGTTGGCCAGAGTTTGCACCGTATGATGCCATACATGTGGGAGCAGCTGCACCAGAGATCCCACACGCACTTGTTGACCAGTTGAAGCCTGGTGGCAGAATGGTGATTCCAGTTGGTAACATATTCCAGGATTTGAAAGTCATCGACAAGAACCAGGATGGTTCCATTAGCGTCCGGAGTGAAACTTCTGTTCGATATGTTCCTCTAACAAGTCGAGATGCCCAACTACGGGGTTATTAA
- the LOC110665608 gene encoding leucine-rich repeat receptor-like serine/threonine/tyrosine-protein kinase SOBIR1, whose protein sequence is MDFTDHKASLFLLILLSLLLLTYARVNLDPSDLKAFSIIHKDLGINGQRSSFTNPCNNPGVFCEGRLSNNNTYVLKITRLVFKSQRFTGFLSPAIGRLSELKELSLPNNQLVDQFPPQIVDCKKLEILDLGNNQFSGEIPSQLSNLLRLRVLDLSNNKFSGNLSFLKQFPNLERLSLANNLFTGRVPKSIRSFRNLQFFDFSGNNFLEGYVSKAGSIASQYPKRFLLAQNNTTRGSKNVSSAAGPTATMGSAQAPSPSSTGGAHHKSKKSKKRFSGWILGFLAGAVAGTISGFVFLLMFKLALAAIRGGGRDSGPAIFSTHVIKKAEHLAFLEKEDGLANLEVIGRGGCGEVYKAELPGSNGKMIAIKKIVQPSRDAAELTEEDSKFLNKKMRQIRSEINTVGQIRHRNLLPLLAHVSRPDCHYLVYEFMKNGSLQDVLNQVSQGTRELDWLVRHRIALGVASGLEYLHMSHSPRIIHRDLKPANILLDDDMEARIADFGLAKAIPDAHTHITTSNVAGTVGYIAPEYHQTLKFTDRCDIYSFGVLLGVLVMGKLPSDEFFQTTREMSLVKWMRNVMTSENPIKAIDPSLIDKGYDEQMFLVLKIACFCTLDDPKQRPNSKDIRCMLSQIKH, encoded by the coding sequence ATGGATTTCACGGATCACAAGGCCTCTCTCTTCCTCCTCATTCTCCTGTCCCTCCTTCTCCTTACCTATGCAAGAGTGAATCTCGACCCTTCAGACCTCAAAGCCTTCTCCATCATCCACAAAGATTTGGGCATCAATGGTCAACGCAGCTCCTTCACCAACCCTTGCAACAACCCAGGAGTGTTCTGCGAGGGAAGACTCTCTAACAACAATACCTATGTCCTCAAAATCACCAGACTCGTATTTAAGTCCCAACGCTTCACTGGATTCTTGTCTCCGGCGATTGGCCGGCTTTCTGAGCTCAAAGAACTTTCTCTTCCAAACAACCAACTAGTTGACCAATTCCCTCCCCAGATAGTTGACTGCAAGAAACTAGAAATTCTTGACCTAGGAAACAACCAGTTTTCCGGTGAAATTCCCTCTCAATTATCTAATCTTTTACGTCTTCGAGTTCTTGATCTCTCCAACAATAAATTCTCTGGCAATTTGAGTTTCTTGAAGCAATTCCCCAACTTGGAACGTCTCTCTCTTGCAAATAATCTCTTTACGGGTAGAGTTCCTAAATCTATACGTTCATTTCGCAATCTCCAATTCTTCGACTTCTCTGGGAATAACTTTCTTGAGGGATATGTGAGCAAAGCTGGATCCATAGCATCTCAATACCCAAAACGTTTTCTCTTAGCTCAGAATAATACAACCAGAGGAAGCAAAAATGTTTCTTCTGCAGCTGGACCAACTGCAACAATGGGTTCTGCTCAAGCTCCTAGCCCATCGTCGACAGGAGGCGCCCATCACAAGAGCAAAAAGAGCAAAAAGAGGTTTAGTGGGTGGATCCTAGGATTTCTCGCCGGAGCGGTTGCCGGAACTATATCTGGGTTTGTGTTTTTGTTGATGTTCAAGCTTGCATTGGCAGCGATAAGGGGTGGAGGAAGAGACTCAGGGCCAGCGATCTTTAGTACTCATGTGATAAAAAAAGCAGAGCATTTGGCTTTCTTGGAGAAAGAGGACGGGCTTGCTAATTTGGAAGTAATTGGAAGAGGAGGTTGTGGAGAAGTGTATAAAGCTGAGTTGCCCGGAAGTaatggaaaaatgattgcaataaAGAAGATCGTCCAACCTTCAAGGGACGCTGCAGAATTAACTGAAGAGGACAGTAAGTTTTTGAACAAGAAAATGAGGCAAATTCGATCAGAGATAAACACAGTGGGTCAAATTCGACACAGGAACCTTCTTCCTCTCCTGGCACATGTGTCTCGCCCCGATTGCCATTACCTTGTGTACGAGTTCATGAAGAATGGTAGTTTGCAAGACGTGCTGAATCAGGTTTCACAGGGTACTAGAGAATTGGATTGGCTTGTCAGGCATAGAATTGCTCTCGGAGTAGCATCAGGGCTTGAATACCTTCACATGAGCCATAGTCCGCGCATCATTCACAGGGATCTAAAGCCGGCAAACATCCTTCTTGATGATGACATGGAAGCTCGAATTGCAGATTTTGGACTTGCAAAGGCAATACCTGATGCTCATACACATATCACAACCTCCAACGTTGCAGGAACAGTGGGATACAtagcaccagaatatcatcaaacaCTCAAGTTCACAGACAGGTGTGACATCTACAGCTTTGGCGTTCTACTTGGGGTTCTGGTCATGGGAAAGCTTCCATCTGACGAGTTCTTCCAAACCACACGCGAAATGAGTCTGGTCAAGTGGATGAGAAATGTCATGACATCCGAAAATCCAATAAAAGCAATCGATCCTAGCCTGATCGATAAAGGGTACGATGAGCAAATGTTTCTGGTCCTGAAAATTGCTTGCTTCTGCACTCTGGATGACCCAAAACAAAGGCCTAACAGCAAGGATATAAGGTGTATGCTCTCTCAGATCAAGCACTAG